ATCTGCTCGATCACGTCCTCGACCGATACGCCGATGTCCTGCTGGTGGTCGGCCTCGCGCTCGGGATCGATCGGCCGACGCTCGGTCTCGCTGCGGTGACGGGCGTGTTGTTGACCTCGTATCTCGGTACGCAGGCTCAAGCTGTCGATCTCGATCGGGTGTACGGCGGCCTGCTCGGGCGCGCGGATCGGCTCGCATTGATCGGGATCGTGACCGGGGTTGCGGCGTTCGTCCAGCCCACGATCGCTGGCGTCGGCCCCGTCGGTTGGCTGCTGGTCGTCTTCGCGGTCGTCGGCCATCTCACCGCGCTCCAGCGCCTCTACTACGCATTGCGGGCGCTCGCTGCCGAGGAGTGAGGCGGGTGGCGGACGTTTTATACGCAGGGACGGCCTCCATCGAGGCATGGTCCAGTGTGAGATGTGCGGTGCGGAGACCGCTTCTCCGACGACGGTGAAGATCGAGGGCGCGGAGATCGACGTCTGCGACGACTGCGCCGAGTTCGGGACCGAAGTCCGCCAGCCCGCGTCCGAGAGCACGTCCACCAAGTACTCGACAGGCTCGTCGGAGGACGGGGCGAGCGCGTCGTCCGGTGGGAGCGGATCGAGCGGTGGTGGCTCGACCTCGCGCGGGCCGGACATGTTCGACGACATGGAAGAGGTCGTCCAGGATTACGACGATCGCATCCGGAGCGCGCGCGAGGCCGACGGCCTCAGCCAGGAGGATCTCGCGAAGGAGCTGAACGAGAAGGCGAGCCTCATCCGGAAACTCGAACGCGGCTCGATGTTGCCGAGCGATAGCGTCCAGAGCAAGCTCGAACGCCGGCTCGA
The Halococcus saccharolyticus DSM 5350 DNA segment above includes these coding regions:
- a CDS encoding CDP-alcohol phosphatidyltransferase family protein, which encodes MTLDGYRSTADRLLEPFVGLAARAGLTPNVVSVVAFVFAAAAGVAYVLAGGEALWYLAGAVCVGLNGSLDLLDGALARRLDTASRAGDLLDHVLDRYADVLLVVGLALGIDRPTLGLAAVTGVLLTSYLGTQAQAVDLDRVYGGLLGRADRLALIGIVTGVAAFVQPTIAGVGPVGWLLVVFAVVGHLTALQRLYYALRALAAEE
- a CDS encoding multiprotein bridging factor aMBF1, with the translated sequence MVQCEMCGAETASPTTVKIEGAEIDVCDDCAEFGTEVRQPASESTSTKYSTGSSEDGASASSGGSGSSGGGSTSRGPDMFDDMEEVVQDYDDRIRSAREADGLSQEDLAKELNEKASLIRKLERGSMLPSDSVQSKLERRLDITLTEGGVDDTDWEGGSASGEYTLGDVVQRKDS